Genomic DNA from Coregonus clupeaformis isolate EN_2021a chromosome 26, ASM2061545v1, whole genome shotgun sequence:
aaACTCTCACACAACctacttcttcttctatgatataatggcggtccacaaaccaatTTCATTCCTATCCACACCAgaatgtgctgggacccagcagaatctcactactacacccattctctcaattctccataataacattaatacctccaatagtaggtcactcctactagatttaccagatgataaactattcaatacagacagagaatctgagcatactataattctaccaggttgtacgtcctccacccactggagggcaactattatcaTCAACAGTTCAcctgagtatactgacagttcatctgttagtcttctacatatctgcacatcaaattcaggaacgtaaatgcctgctcctgtgagcccactatctgggtccttggatccatctgtgaaaagcggtaaaaaagtataaaaacttctaccaatgtaattgtcaaccagtttcactatatcactgacttctgaccaatctttccttttctctaccaaggttagatcaacaacagggtctgggagtaaTCATGGAGaaacatcccctatcaccacagaagggccaacctccaactccctcaaaccactctcatcagcaagctttccaactgtccaaccaaaaccactgccttgtctactagtatattcccaacagtcatcaagaacagtagcagtgggatgctcaacctcacagcctttcaacccaaTAAGATGATGTTTTACGCTGTAAATCCAAAGgcatctctcctgcctccaccagtaaggcacatacagatgttgatttaaatgcaccaatacatatccttaaagctatatactggattctgttTTTTGCCTTTGTTCCATAAACTATACACCTGTAATcaattgtcgtcctgatcagagctctataaatatccatcaatgATTATCTGTCAGCACCccattcataaccagagacccacacaaccaactaccgCAAAAGTtatggaatgagagagacagagtcatcgttacaacactgtacatagcgtAACATAACATTTCTTATTCTTTGGAGTTTAACGCCGGTTggtatccaatatgttgcattaccgcccctactggactataatataaatcaattttactatgtgatacaaaatgggaaaaggggaaactattaaaataaaaataaacacccttccaactaaccccTACACATTAAATACCcattaccccattccactacttatccctatctgctcctgcaccatgccaacggcctgggaggacgggacaccaccactcaacacaccctgtaactcttctgaagtcaaatcttgtatgcccaaatacttctctgcagctgccaccacaacatccattttctgtgatttacgttccatttctgcggtacagttgataaccattgctatgaacgctaagaagctaactttactgaagcatatatcactcgttggcctatccctctgtgctggcacagatctactactcacagggatcctctcaggatctctcacccttgacccatcctcctctacttccttcactgcctcagcatacgacaccttctgcactactctgactctagccacctcaacctgcctctctcgcaccggacacttccaatccccagcaacatgggtatcccaacagttgacacacacaactttatccaccgaaactacacaaacctctatcccatgccctcctgcacacttcccacatcttggaatctccctcctacaaactgctgcaacatCAATcctaaacgttgcacctgaatcagtgcagtggattcggcacaaaagactcaaaactcaaaaggactgacagtgactcctatGTTTCACCACGCTCAACACCGGGTCTGCACCAAACGGCGGGAATCACACATCTTCATCTTCAATTGCTCCACTTCTACACTTAACattaccccagtaatcactcctttcaatggtgccctgttcctaagagcagaGCAAGAAACAtatcttgacccaagttgcgtgacacggagcgcccactccctctggtcagaagaaacacaaacaaatatcacaagtccactacaggttaccttcactgattcatctgcacccaactcctttcccacccaccctgaaaccacaaatggatctgccaaaaggtaTTGATCCACTTTCTCCTACAATGTaactcctactgcaccagattcttctttatcatgtccattgatgccaggctctggttctgagctcttcaccacaccttctacctcacttaactctccctcattcatttccatttcacctccagaactcagtctggcgaatggctcactctgtttgcacttgagttataacatttgaaagtttttattcctttgaaacttttgtgagtgtaatctttactgttaatttctgattgtttatttcacttttgtttagtatctatttcacttgctgtggcaatgtaaacatatgtttcccatgccaataaagccttttgaattcaattgaattgagagagagagagagctccatgtTAATGTATTGGGGACATGAGTCGGTCATGATTTCTCAAGGTTTtgtgatgaggtagccccgcCTGCAACTTCAAAATCTGTGTCGGCCTTTGGCCCGATAAGGAATGCCCTCTTGGTGAAACGGTCAAGATGTTGGTTTCTCCTGTGGTTGACCCGGGTTCATATTTCACCAGTGACATTAAGCAGTATATTCTCTGAAATGGGTCCAAACAGCCTGTTCCCGTCAGTGGGATTGGATaggggcatctctctctctctgactggagtagagaagtGAAATGATGcctctcctctggtcaacaatactcaccttgagagactccacagcctgttggagctccttcagctccttctctctctcctggaatctctgctggaccttctgctgactcatccccagctgcctctgtggagaatcactcttcaatgagctatcaagctttatttgtccagtagatcaatagtatagtaatgggaCATAGGGCCCATCGAAGATAGGGATTACAATGTTGAGGAAGTGTCTGtgtgaaattatattattatgttgttATGTGAATGATTATAGTTTTAACAGTGCACAAAACAGGGGAGCTGATTGGGTGTTTGATAACAAATTACAATGgtgtttgactttagaaaatggtgatacatttggAGACTCTGGGTTAACACATCTATATAATCAAgctttgtgttcatatttgttctgctgaggattgatttcatttgaatgatttcatattcaaacagccttagttcctactgtaattattatttgtttatcagacagtcaccaacaagtagttctggtcttacctgtttctcagtcctctctgctgcagctgacactgtatcatggcctttatgttcatccattgtacacagataacagatacactgctgatcggtacgacagtaaacctccagcagtttgtcatgatgagagcagatcttctcctgtagttgtgcggtggctttgaccagcttgtgcttcttcaaagcaggagattcatagtgagaTTGGAGGTGaatctcacagtaagaggccagacacaccagacaggacatgagggctttctgctttctggtcccagtgcagaaatcacacgccacatctccaggtccagcatagcacagagcaggagggggagcagcctggagtcctgtcttcttcagtttctccaccaactcagccaatatgttatttttcctcagattaggccttggagtgaatGTCTCTCTGCAttgaggacagctatagacccctttcagaacatcctgatcccagcagccctcaatacagctcctacagtaactgtgtccacaggggatggtgaccggctccttcagtagatccagacagacagaacaacagaactggtcctggtccagcagaactccctgctgagccatttggacggttgttcactctcacacagacagacgacacagagactcagatcagtttcgtttccacagaagagagtttgtgggaggggagggacttcctggttctgccagaggggtggggctagaggtagggagagggttagaagagagagagagagagagagagagagagagagagagagagagagagagagagagagagagagagagagagagagagagagagagagagagagaactgtacgCAATGTTAATAGAGACAAAGATTTGTGTTCCTAGGTTAGGGCCCTCAATATGGAATACATTAAATAGAGTGattagaatatataaagggtaacagtttctatgaagtacatatGTATAATGCTTTTAATGAATTTTGTAATGCCTTAAACTTATGTACTATGACACTAACCATAACCATCCATAATAACTAATATGTGGTTGTAAAACTCTACAATGTGTTATAGATAATTATCTACAATGGGGGAtacaatgtactgtaggtgaaattaatactgtatgtattgactgatcattgagaatgatgtaacactttacattacagtgtgtTTATTGGTGTGTAATTATTCCTGTTAGTACAGTGGTGTAAAAGTACTGTGATGCCTCATTCTTACACTGTACTAGcagcagtaaccctaaccctaactctaaccctaactaactctaaccctgggaTCGAAatgctactttgacactgacaaactgagaatccgagatcaataaaaacgaccttgtcttgaatccatcaatagccgaggcctaggtgtgtggagacacatattgtattctacaatatgaggaggaaattatagtcctaaaaatgctttccagtttcactgactcacccaatgatgcacagctccctcactggtgatggccgatgcactcgtgccaaaagcctatctctctctcttctttgtaaaacaatatttggaagatgatcaaatattttggtggcctacagcatagagtctaaataaatgatgaagtgcaacgcttGAGAGATGAGAGTTCAGGCtcctgtctatcagagcagagagggagagagatcatagaaagtgaatctcattctagttatgtgagagatacaggcgtgcttctcacACAGCCACCGTCACGCGTCGGCCACGCGTTTGTCTCCAACATATACTATGCCCACATACTCTAGTGtagctgtggggcttacaagtctgaatttcttacagcctaattttcaagacatcaatgtacagcaacatttttagGTGTCACTGCAGAACACCCTCCATATGCATATGAACacatactcagaggtggggcttacaagactcacatttcatGTACTCAGCGGTGGGGCTTACAATACTCACATTTCacatactcagaggtggggcttacaatactcacatttcatatactcagaggtggggcttacaagactcacatttcatatactttAAGTCATCACTGTAGGACAAACATATCAcaataatttgatttgatatcagaatatacttcaaataaaataaatcaatgtatgctacagcagaacacatattatagtatataggcctcctgcctatcTGATAATATGAAGCGCATATTCAGATTAACTTCACAGTacagaacaagtttgtaaagTTTTCCAGAACCTTCCACAACACGGCCATTTCCTGGTGCGTCTTCTCCTCCCTATCTCTTGTTTTGCTCCTGGTGTCTGTGACACATCTGGGTCCTTTAGCAATCCATGACCTCACATAGGGGACTGGGTTGAATTTGGTCAGGGGTGGGTCAACAAGGTTCAGAAAGAGTAGCCctgatatggtggaggtatgcagAGAGGCGCGGGTTGAGGTGCAAATCAGATTCATTTGAGAAAATCCCCGCTGGCCTTCTgcactggagatggggatggtgctgacctccatcaacatctctttaagtccatctggagatggggatggtgctgaccaccatcaacatctctttaagtccatctggagatggggatggtgctgaccaccatcaacatctctttaagtccatctggaaagTCTCCTTTATCATTACCATCAGTGTCCCTGTACTGCCTGTAGGCCCGTATGACCGTACGTGGACTGCCAATGCCAAACCTCTGGCAGAGAGATTCTATCACTGTTTCACCATACAGTGCTCCTGCATCCTCTGGCCAGTATTGAGCATAAAGCACCTTCAGCTCCTCTATGAACTGGCTGTATCCTGTATTGtccactggtgactgccctgtgtgtagtaataacaccatcacttccctggtgactgccctgtgtgcagtaataacaccctcacttccctggtgactgccctgtgtgcagtaataacaccatcacttccctggtgactgccctgtgtgcagtaataacaccatcacttccctggtgactgccctgtatgcagtaataacaccctcacttccctggtgactgccctgtgtgcagtaataacaccatcacttccctggtgactgccctgtgtgcagtaattacaccatcacttccctggtgactgccctgtgtgcagtaataacaccctgacttccctggtgactgccctgtgtgcagtaataacaccctcacttccctggtgactgccctgtgtgcagtaataacaccctcacttccctggtgactgccctgtgtgcagtaataacaccctcacttccctggtgactgccctgtgtgcagtaataacaccctcacttccctggtgactgccctgtgtgcagtaataacaccctcacttccctggtgactgccctgtgtgcagtaattacaccctcacttccctggtgactgccctgtgtgcagtaataacaccctcacttccctggtgactgccctgtgtgcagtaataacaccctcacttccctggtgactgccctgtgtgcagtaataacaccctcacttccatggtgactgccctgtgtgcagtaataacaccatcacttccctggtgactgccctgtgtgcagtaataacaccctcacttccctggtgactgccctgtatgcagtaataacaccctcacttcctggtgactgccctgtgtgcagtaataacacaatccctgccctgtgtgcagtaattacaccctcacttccctggtgactgcccagtgtgcagtaataacagcatcacttccctggtgactgccctgtgtgcagtaataacaccctcacttccctggtgactgccctgtgtgcagtaataacaccctcacttccctggtgactgccctgtgtgcagtaataacaccctcacttccctggtgactgcccagtgtgcagtaataacaccatcacttcccctggtgactgccctgtgtgcagtaataacaccctcacttccctggtgactgccctgtgtgcagtaataacaccatcacttccctggtgactgccctatGTGTCTCTCTTTTGGAGCTCAAGTGACAATTCAGATATGTGTGATGCACTTCAACAACTAAGACCTAGATTGTTAACAAACGCATGCGAGGATATCCGCATGGCAAGGCCACTATAGCTCTGACGGGTCACGCCGTCGCGGGAGGCATCATTATTATTTTGTCCGTagaggttaatgagccatatttgtttatggtccaataacatatttaaaaccAACTAAGACCTCTAGACCCATGTGTCTAACCTGTAAGGAGACCAAGAtcagtttaaatgtgtctcacctgtaaggagacctagaccagtttaaatgtggacAAATGAGCCCCCAGAGTGTGAACATTAATGCTAGTGTGATGATGATGCTGTCAGTACAGCATAGTGTGGTGAGTTTCAGAGTTGGTCATTAGTCCTCATAGGGGATGGTTTCATTCTATGGAGTAGCAGTGGTCTTCATGACATTGTGCATGTTTTAGATCAAATCCATAGCAgtcaataataatatgccatttagcagacgcttttatccaaagcgacttacagtcatgcgtgcatacattttttgtgtatgggtggtcccggggatcgaacccactaccttggcgttacaagcgctgtgctctaccagctgagctacagaggaccacagactcAACTGCACAGACTCACTAATCTACAAATCCACTTGAATCTCAAATATTGACTCACTAAGTGGTCCAGATCAGTGATTCTGCGCCTCTCCTTGATCAGACTGATCCTCCAACACACTGATGCCTGTTTCTCACTACAGAGCCGAGTCAatcagggccaaactgggctggctaacactacagagctgagtcaagcagggccaaactgggctggctaacactacagagctgagtcaagcagggccaaattgggctggctaacactacagagctgagtcaagcagggccaaactgggctggctaacactacagagctgagtcaagcagtgccaaactgggctggctaacactacagagctgagtcaagcagggccaaactgggctggctaacactacagagctgagtcaagcagggccaaactgggctggctaacactacagagctgagtcaagcccagcagggccaaactgggctggctaacactacagagctgagtcaagcagggccaaactgggctggctaacactacagagctgagtcaagcagggccaaactgggctggctaacactacagagctgagtcaagcagggccaaactgggctggctaacactacagagctgagtcaagccaagcagggccaaactgggctggctaacactacagagctgagtcaagcagggccaaactgggctggctaacactacagatctgagtcaagcagggccaaactgggctggctaacactacagagctgagtcaagccaagcagggccaaactgggctggctaacactacagagctgagtcaagcagggccaaactgggctggctaacactacagagctgagtcaagccaagtTCTGGAACCATCCTTGAAAGGACAATGTGTAAAGAAAATATCCCAGCCAGTACAGTCCAGTTGTGGTCAGCTCTGTTGTGTGAATCTTGTTTCTCCATACCTCTAAATGCCATCTTTCTAGATGGTGCCATTttcaaataatataaaataaaatgtaattaaatgtgtcacatgtgccaaatacaacaggtgtaaaccttaccgtgaaatatttacttacaagcccttaaccaacaatgctgttcaagaaatagagttaagaaaatatttacgaaATAaactaaatttaaaaaacaaatcaaatcaaaaagtaacacaataaaatgacataacaataatgaggctatatacagggggtcatTCCTGAGGTGGAGTAGCTCTgccagtcaatgtgtgggggtacaggttagttgaggtcatttgtaaagtgactatgcatagataaacagcaagtagcagcagtgtaaaatcaaaAGGGGGgtagggggggtcaatgtaaatagtccgggtggccatttcattaattCTTCCCCCATTAGTTTGGGATTGAGACCTGCAGTCACCTTGATTTAAGACCACTTTTGAGAAGTGTTCCACAGGCAGTAAATCTATTGTAGAATAAATGGAACCTGGATCCATTTCATTCTATTAACATGGCTTGTGTGTGTTATAGCAGTAATGGGGTTAAACTGATATTAAAATGACAACTCCATAGGTGGGTACCAGGTCAGGGGAGTTCATCTCTGCTCCCAGCATCCCTGGGACAGTACTGATCAACATAGCTGACCTGATGCAGAGGTGGACCAGTGATGTTTTCCTCTCAGTGGTGAGACTTGCCCTTCCATTTGATACACTGTTAATTCATAAGATCATACAAGATGTTACAGGCTTATTGCATGTGGAAACAGACCTGCATTCAATTACTATTTAAAATCATGTTGAATACTTAATAAGCAGTGCTTTATTGAGTTTGCCTGTtgtaatggaaccaatagaaaagtcctaAAAGTACAAACATCAAAAACTTTTCTCGTTCAGTTAGTCACTCCCTGTTTCAGCTAATTatcttcagtttggtgcctagtgaatacaaCTCAGGTCTCTATGGAAACATCAATGTAAATTCACCTTAGGTTTTTACTCCTCACTTTCCCTTTCAGGTCTATAGGGTTTTGCTGCCCCCTGCTGGAGACTGGAGCACAAGGCAGTCCCTGGCTTTCTTTGGGCAGCTGGAGGATGAGGCCCTCCGCACCTGTTGTGACGGGTCCAACAAATATCCCCTGGTGAAGGCAGGGTCCTATCTCATCCAACGCTTCAATGACTCTTATGGGAGGCAGTGAGCATTTCCCATGTTAAGCTATggaattaattgtacagcattggattggtgttggcatggggtagagggagtttacatataccagtcatttccttttaaatccatgaagggaagtggacaagttcacacttagaaaggagagaatagttccacaccccatgtgtcctgataactacaggaatggaaccatattgaggttgtctgctttctatagtctcccgagtggcgaagtggtctaaggcactgcatcacagtgatagctgtgccactagagatcttggttcaaatccaggctctgtcgtagccgtcaGCGaccggggcggcgcacaattggtccagggtaggggagggaatggccggcagggatgtagctcagttggtaaccactaaagtcattaccatattgtaatttttttaatctccaccctattccctatgtagtgcactactttagatctggtcagaagtagcctagtgcactacgtaggggaacagggtgtcatttgggccagagccagtaactccccctgggtatgaattgtctctctatcttatctgtcttctatatgatgttctcctctcctcctctcttctctcctctattcactctattctatcatccacaccacatgccagcttcaacacaatccatttacaagttaaagacacaccttggaataaatagcaaaggaaaactactactactagatggatttttttatttcccatcaccatgaatcatatttaataactgaacagtagcagacctaacttcatctgttcctgactctaGATAGTGGATTaaaaaagaccatcaatctccaatgatattaaagtacaattctgaacattactgatatactgagtgaCAAGTCAAGATATCTGCTGGGTTTTTATTGTTGGGTTAacagcaccacctgctggacaggtttaatgttgcttgactgagcagtatgggagaataaaagatgccaaacttagggcggtttcccggacatctccattgaacatgcttttagtctaggactaggcttcatctgtgtccgggaaaccggcccatatagttcaattagcaagtaagtaacactacctgttccatgatgctgaggaaaattacattgagacagagaaccaattgagaaaacatttcaatgtTCACACttagccctaggaccatacgtcaggactaccgggcatgatgacaccttgctgtccccagtccgcctggccttgctgctattccagtttcaactgttctgcctgcggctacgaaacccctacctgtcccagacctactgttttcaactcttaatgatcggctatgaaaagccaactgagagacctgagccctaggaccatacgtcgggactaccggccgtggtgactccttgctgtccccagtccgcctggccttgctgctattccagtttcaactgttctgcctgcggttatggaatccctacctgtcccagacctgctgttttcaactcttaatgatcggctatgaaaagccaactgagatttattcctgattattatttgaccatgcttgtcacttatgaacatttttgaacatcttggcatggttctgttataatctccacccggcacagccagaagaggactggccaccctcatagcctggttcctctctaggtttcttcctaggttttcgcctttctagggagtttttcctagccaccgtgcttctacacctgcattactagctgtttggggttttaggctgggtttctgtacagcacttcgagatattagctgatgtaagaagggctatataaaataaaattgattgattgattgattgaatgacaaccaacatacattaacagcatacatcatgattaatgtaaatgtataagatTAAAACGTTGCACTTACAAATAATatgaatgcattgaattgtaattcataacatcttctgaagatcaaatcaatcaaataattgtacataaaaacagagcagaatgaatcatcacatctggggaccatcaccaccagcatgactagtatctatgtggaccctactacagtttaaccagctcagctatagactacaccagcatgactagtatctatgtggacccctactacagtttatccagctcagctatagactacaccagcatgactagtatctatgtggaccctactacagtttaaccagctcagctatagactacaccagcatgactagtatctatgtggaccctactacagtttaaccagctcagctatagactacaccagcatgactagtatctatgtggaccctactacagtttaaccagctcagctatagactacaccagcatgactagtatctatgtggaccctactacagtttaaccagctcagctatagactacaccagcatgactagtatctatgtggaccctactacagtttaaccagctcagctatagactacaccagcatgactagtatctatgtggaccctactacagtttaaccagctcagctatagactacaccagcatgactagtatctatgtggaccctactacagtttaaccagctcagctatagactacaccagcatgactagtatctatgtggaccctactacagtttaaccagctcagcagtccCAGAGACCCAAAACCCATTAGCAACAGAGAGAAAACGATCTAAAcgaaacccaggatagaggggctgagtgaatgtggtctggactctgtggaggagggtcattgtgtcagagacgctgtagaaggacagagtacctgccttgtgatccaggtacactcctactctggaggactgagggcctgatactgGAGTCCcaacattattgtgtctgaacCAATAACTACCTCTACGACACtgtaaactccaggacttgtcattgtctcCAAATGCACCATCTgtccctgttctgctgatgtctttatatgagactgatGTATTAACACAccacccactccactccacctcccagtaacagcgtccagacagaccctctctacacagaacctgaCAATAGttggtgaatctgtctggatgatcaGGATATGGTTGTTCTTGGTCTGTATCGGTCAActttctgttcccttcagacagagagaggagtgtgtgtgctgtgtttgggtccagtgtgagctgacaggaatctgggagaagagcagagcagagaccaatgaggggagttagaacaataagtgaagtcagatactgtatataccctgtctttgattagagcacagcagagatcaaatcagagaaatatgaggagtcagatagatacccagtctttgattagatctactattgctatatatttctagagggattgttaggagtgtcagtaaaaagagactgttagttacttcagaataaagagactcacattgtaagaactgttctctggtcttggcctcGGGAGGCAGTACAAtatccactatattcactacagacacacaaacacattcacagaga
This window encodes:
- the LOC123481934 gene encoding E3 ubiquitin/ISG15 ligase TRIM25-like; the encoded protein is MAQQGVLLDQDQFCCSVCLDLLKEPVTIPCGHSYCRSCIEGCWDQDVLKGVYSCPQCRETFTPRPNLRKNNILAELVEKLKKTGLQAAPPPALCYAGPGDVACDFCTGTRKQKALMSCLVCLASYCEIHLQSHYESPALKKHKLVKATAQLQEKICSHHDKLLEVYCRTDQQCICYLCTMDEHKGHDTVSAAAERTEKQCHVCTEGLAAVEAHTRGGVVPGPWVWEEPIFHNPLILLRSTHSAILQGPLMAAGIKRLADLVDLQRNSFQVGGITV